In Callospermophilus lateralis isolate mCalLat2 chromosome 10, mCalLat2.hap1, whole genome shotgun sequence, a single genomic region encodes these proteins:
- the Map6d1 gene encoding MAP6 domain-containing protein 1: protein MAWPCISRLCCLARRWNQLDRSDVAVPLTLHGYSDLESEDPGLGGAASRRVPTPAGGRDSGRDVPLTQYQRDFGVWTAPAGTRDAAQGRGPGAGGRRSKSSAPGARGVYVLPIDDPDTGAAATTSYRQEFQAWTGVKPSRPPKAKPARVITTHTSGWDGGTGASFQVPEVRKKFTPNPSAIFQASAPRILNV from the exons ATGGCGTGGCCCTGCATCAGCCGCCTGTGCTGCTTGGCGCGGCGCTGGAACCAGCTGGACCGCTCCGACGTGGCGGTGCCGCTGACCCTGCACGGCTACTCGGACCTCGAGAGCGAGGACCCGGGCCTGGGAGGCGCAGCCTCGCGCAGGGTCCCGACCCCCGCCGGCGGCCGGGACTCTGGCCGGGACGTGCCACTCACTCAGTACCAGCGCGACTTTGGTGTGTGGACCGCGCCTGCGGGAACCCGAGATGCGGCGCAGGGACGCGGTCCGGGGGCGGGCGGCCGCAGGAGCAAGTCCTCCGCGCCCGGCGCCAGGGGGGTCTACGTGCTGCCCATTGACGATCCGGACACGGGTGCAGCAGCGACCACGTCGTACAG acaggaatttcaggcttggACTGGAGTGAAACCCTCAAGACCCCCAAAAGCAAAACCAGCCAGAGTTATCACAACCCACACCTCCGGATGGGATGGCGGCACTGGGGCCAGCTTCCAG GTCCCTGAAGTGAGGAAGAAGTTCACTCCTAACCCCTCAGCCATCTTTCAGGCGTCAGCTCCCCGAATTCTCAACGTGTGA